A genomic segment from Comamonas terrigena NBRC 13299 encodes:
- a CDS encoding SIR2 family NAD-dependent protein deacylase produces the protein MPAAEPDHAIEAVRDWIAQSRRLCVLTGAGVSAESGVPTFRDAQTGYWAQFRAEDMASEPGFRAHPARVWHWYQHRRGLVSAVAPNAAHHALAGFAAQHPGRLTLVTQNVDGLHQRAGSPDVVALHGDLFADQWLDACCPQCTPALQAGQLTATEPPACPYCGNLRRPGVVWFGECLPQAALDAAEVAAQGCDLMLVAGTAGVVYPAAGLVLQARDAGARVVIVNTAPTELDRLADAMLQGAATTVLPALLG, from the coding sequence ATGCCTGCTGCCGAGCCTGACCATGCCATCGAGGCTGTGCGCGACTGGATCGCACAGTCCCGGCGGCTGTGCGTGCTGACCGGCGCGGGTGTCAGTGCGGAATCGGGCGTGCCCACTTTTCGTGACGCCCAGACCGGCTACTGGGCGCAGTTCCGTGCGGAAGACATGGCGTCCGAGCCTGGTTTCCGCGCCCATCCCGCGCGCGTGTGGCATTGGTACCAGCACCGGCGGGGCTTGGTGTCGGCCGTCGCGCCCAATGCCGCCCACCATGCGCTGGCCGGCTTTGCGGCGCAGCACCCGGGCCGGCTGACCCTGGTCACCCAGAACGTGGATGGCCTGCACCAGCGTGCAGGCAGCCCCGATGTGGTGGCTTTGCACGGCGATCTGTTTGCCGACCAATGGCTGGATGCCTGTTGTCCGCAGTGCACCCCGGCCTTGCAGGCCGGGCAGCTGACGGCGACCGAGCCGCCCGCCTGTCCGTACTGCGGGAATCTGCGCCGCCCCGGGGTGGTGTGGTTTGGCGAATGCCTGCCCCAGGCGGCGCTGGACGCGGCCGAAGTGGCGGCCCAGGGCTGTGATCTGATGCTGGTGGCGGGTACGGCCGGGGTGGTGTACCCGGCGGCGGGCCTGGTCCTTCAGGCGCGGGATGCGGGCGCGCGCGTGGTCATCGTCAACACCGCGCCCACGGAGCTGGACCGGCTGGCCGATGCCATGCTGCAGGGGGCGGCGACCACGGTGCTGCCTGCACTGCTGGGTTGA
- the rlmB gene encoding 23S rRNA (guanosine(2251)-2'-O)-methyltransferase RlmB — translation MSSPKVLFGFHAVGVRLKTAPQSIIEIYYESARRDARMRQFLERAKEVGARLIEADAMRIAKLAGSHGHQGVAARVEEVRDTRTLDELLDDLEESGVKAPLLLVLDGVTDPHNLGACLRVADGAGVHAVIAPKDHAAGINATVAKVASGAAETVPYFMVTNLARTLNELKERGIWVIGTSGDADKHLYQMDLTGPTALVLGAEGDGMRQLTRKTCDALVSIPMQGAVESLNVSVASGVCLYEALRQRIPKPA, via the coding sequence ATGTCGTCCCCCAAAGTGCTTTTCGGCTTCCATGCCGTCGGCGTGCGCCTGAAGACCGCGCCGCAATCCATCATTGAAATCTACTACGAGAGCGCGCGCCGCGATGCGCGCATGCGCCAGTTCCTGGAGCGTGCCAAAGAGGTTGGCGCCCGTCTGATCGAAGCCGATGCCATGCGCATCGCCAAGCTGGCTGGCAGCCATGGCCACCAGGGCGTGGCTGCGCGCGTGGAAGAGGTCCGGGACACCCGCACGCTGGATGAGCTGCTGGACGATCTGGAGGAATCCGGCGTCAAGGCCCCGCTGCTGCTGGTGCTGGACGGCGTGACCGATCCCCACAACCTGGGCGCCTGCCTGCGGGTGGCCGACGGCGCTGGTGTGCACGCCGTGATCGCCCCCAAGGACCATGCGGCCGGCATCAACGCGACCGTGGCCAAGGTGGCCAGTGGCGCAGCCGAGACGGTGCCGTATTTCATGGTGACCAACCTGGCGCGCACGCTCAACGAGCTCAAGGAGCGCGGCATCTGGGTGATCGGTACCAGCGGCGATGCCGACAAGCACCTCTACCAGATGGACCTGACCGGCCCGACGGCCCTGGTGCTGGGCGCCGAAGGCGACGGCATGCGTCAGCTCACCCGCAAGACCTGCGATGCGCTGGTCAGCATCCCCATGCAGGGCGCGGTGGAAAGCCTGAATGTGTCCGTGGCCAGCGGCGTGTGCCTGTACGAGGCACTGCGCCAGCGCATTCCCAAGCCAGCCTGA
- the sstT gene encoding serine/threonine transporter SstT, with amino-acid sequence MFQPLLHWLRRTGLVTQIVIGLILGIALALLWPQAALSVGLLGTLFISALKAVAPVLVLVLVMAAIGNHRPGEVTLLKPVLWLYLVGTLAAAIVGVGASMLFPSVLHFKDAATGVAAPGDIREVLMGVLLSAVDNPVNAVLKANYIGILVWAIGLGVALRHASATTQKVASDLANGVTFIIQAVIRCAPLGIFGLVASTVATTGLEALTGYVHVLCVLLGSMLCVALVVNPAIVWWKIRRNPYPLVLMCLRESGVTAFFTRSSAANIPINMAIAKRLNLDEGTYSVAIPLGATINMAGAAITISVLTLAAAHTLGIAVDIPTALLLCVVSALCACGASGVAGGSLLLIPLACSMFGISNDIAMQVVGIGYIISVLQDSTETALNSSTDVIFTAAVCLSEDGRAPASTPVSDASADTATAADPAQRRA; translated from the coding sequence ATGTTTCAACCCCTGCTGCACTGGCTGCGCCGCACCGGCCTGGTCACGCAAATCGTGATCGGCCTGATTCTGGGCATTGCCCTGGCGCTGCTCTGGCCGCAGGCCGCACTGTCGGTCGGCCTGCTGGGCACCCTCTTCATCTCGGCCCTCAAGGCCGTGGCACCGGTGCTGGTGCTGGTCCTGGTGATGGCGGCCATCGGCAACCACCGCCCCGGGGAAGTCACCCTGCTCAAGCCCGTGCTGTGGCTGTATCTGGTGGGCACGCTGGCGGCCGCCATCGTCGGCGTGGGTGCCAGCATGCTGTTTCCCTCGGTGCTGCATTTCAAGGATGCCGCCACCGGCGTCGCCGCGCCCGGTGACATCCGCGAAGTGCTGATGGGCGTGCTGCTGAGCGCCGTGGACAACCCGGTGAATGCGGTGCTGAAGGCCAACTACATCGGCATTCTGGTGTGGGCCATCGGCCTGGGCGTGGCGCTGCGCCATGCCAGCGCCACCACGCAGAAAGTGGCATCGGATCTGGCCAACGGCGTGACCTTCATCATCCAGGCCGTGATCCGCTGCGCGCCGCTGGGCATTTTTGGCCTGGTCGCCTCCACCGTGGCCACCACCGGCCTGGAAGCGCTGACCGGCTATGTCCACGTGCTGTGCGTGCTGCTGGGCTCCATGCTGTGCGTGGCCCTGGTGGTCAACCCCGCCATCGTCTGGTGGAAGATCCGCCGCAATCCCTACCCGCTGGTGCTGATGTGCCTGCGCGAAAGCGGTGTCACGGCCTTCTTCACCCGCAGCTCGGCCGCCAACATCCCCATCAACATGGCGATCGCCAAGCGCCTGAACCTGGACGAAGGCACCTACAGCGTCGCCATCCCGCTGGGCGCCACCATCAACATGGCCGGCGCGGCCATCACCATCAGCGTGCTGACCCTGGCCGCCGCCCACACCCTGGGCATTGCGGTGGACATCCCCACGGCCCTGCTGCTGTGCGTGGTGTCGGCGCTGTGCGCCTGCGGTGCATCGGGCGTGGCCGGTGGTTCCCTGCTGCTGATTCCGCTGGCCTGCAGCATGTTCGGCATCTCCAACGACATCGCCATGCAGGTAGTCGGCATTGGCTACATCATCAGCGTGCTGCAGGATTCGACCGAGACGGCACTGAACTCCTCCACCGACGTGATCTTCACCGCCGCGGTCTGCCTGTCGGAAGACGGCCGGGCACCGGCATCGACACCGGTATCCGATGCCTCGGCGGACACCGCCACGGCAGCGGATCCGGCACAGCGCCGCGCCTGA
- a CDS encoding ABC transporter ATP-binding protein: MTETISRQPLIAVEHLFKSVTDSSGSLDILRDIDFTLQPGETVAIVGASGSGKSTLLSILAGLDVPSRGTVRLQGHDMFALDEDARAALRAQKIGFVFQSFQLMGNLTALENVMLPLELAGVRGARVQATEMLQRVGLGQRLQHYPKLLSGGEQQRVALARAFVVRPAVLLADEPTGSLDFATGEAVMELMFALNREQGTTLVLVTHDRGIAARCDRRITIAAGAVAADEQGVLEQPG; encoded by the coding sequence ATGACTGAGACGATTTCCCGGCAGCCCTTGATCGCAGTAGAGCATCTCTTCAAGTCCGTGACGGATTCTTCCGGCAGCCTGGACATTCTGCGGGATATCGATTTCACACTGCAGCCCGGGGAGACCGTGGCCATTGTGGGTGCATCCGGATCGGGCAAAAGCACCCTGCTGTCGATTCTGGCGGGGCTGGACGTGCCTTCGCGCGGCACGGTGCGCCTGCAGGGCCATGACATGTTTGCGCTGGACGAAGACGCACGCGCCGCGCTGCGGGCACAGAAGATCGGCTTTGTGTTTCAGAGCTTCCAGTTGATGGGCAATCTCACGGCGCTGGAGAACGTGATGCTGCCGCTGGAGCTGGCCGGCGTGCGCGGCGCACGCGTGCAGGCCACCGAGATGCTGCAGCGCGTGGGCCTGGGCCAGCGCCTGCAGCACTACCCCAAGCTGCTGTCCGGCGGCGAGCAGCAGCGTGTGGCCCTGGCGCGGGCCTTTGTGGTGCGCCCGGCCGTGCTGCTGGCCGACGAGCCCACGGGCAGCCTGGACTTTGCGACCGGCGAAGCGGTGATGGAGCTGATGTTCGCCCTGAACCGCGAGCAGGGCACGACCCTGGTGCTGGTGACCCACGACCGCGGTATCGCTGCGCGCTGCGACCGGCGCATCACCATCGCCGCCGGCGCGGTGGCGGCGGATGAGCAGGGCGTGCTGGAGCAGCCGGGCTGA
- a CDS encoding arylesterase, with product MHPLHRHRRHCIALAGAAAALWLSPALAQGKTTARKILILGDSLSAEYGLARGTGWVTLLEQRLAQQHPNASVVNASISGETTAGGRSRLPALLKQHQPQIVVIELGGNDALRGLPLQQTEENLRLMLQVSKESGAKGLLVGMQMPPNYGASYGRDFAQIYTRVAQDTRTPLVPFLLKGVADIPNAAALFQADRIHPRAEAQPLMLDNVWPTLRGLLG from the coding sequence ATGCACCCTTTGCACCGCCACCGTCGCCACTGTATCGCGCTTGCGGGCGCCGCCGCTGCACTCTGGCTATCACCGGCGCTGGCACAGGGCAAAACGACCGCCCGCAAGATCCTGATCCTGGGCGACTCGCTCAGCGCCGAATATGGCCTGGCACGCGGCACCGGCTGGGTCACGCTGCTGGAGCAGCGCCTGGCGCAGCAACACCCGAACGCCAGTGTGGTCAACGCCAGCATCAGCGGTGAAACCACCGCCGGCGGGCGTTCGCGCCTGCCCGCACTGCTCAAGCAGCACCAGCCGCAGATCGTGGTGATCGAGCTGGGGGGCAACGACGCGCTGCGCGGCCTGCCGCTGCAGCAGACCGAAGAGAATCTGCGCCTGATGCTGCAGGTCAGCAAGGAAAGCGGCGCCAAAGGCCTGCTGGTGGGCATGCAGATGCCCCCCAACTACGGCGCCAGCTACGGGCGTGACTTTGCCCAGATCTACACCCGGGTGGCGCAGGACACGCGCACGCCGCTGGTACCGTTCCTCCTCAAAGGCGTGGCCGATATTCCGAATGCCGCCGCGCTGTTCCAGGCCGACCGCATCCACCCCCGTGCAGAAGCCCAGCCGCTGATGCTGGACAACGTCTGGCCCACCCTCCGAGGCCTGCTGGGCTGA
- a CDS encoding DUF2189 domain-containing protein, producing the protein MPLSPAEDSHNERPGPARSGQERPGAAAPGAAPPVQLQALRWGDPWRWLGAGARDVRRAWGVALFYGLCFWGMALCLAWVFSASPEYVMSMASGCLLLGPFLAMGLYDTSRRLERGEAPDLGRSITAWDRNLGGMGMLVLVLIVLELLWGRASLVVFAVFFDTGMPSTTGVLQAIFRPENWEFIAVYAAVGGTFALLVFGATAVSMPMMLDRGTDALTAGLTSMQVVLGNLGMMLVWGALIAALVGASFLVLWGLPLLLVGPLLGCASWHAYRSAVVPLPYTSSPTPAPEAVP; encoded by the coding sequence ATGCCCCTGTCTCCCGCTGAGGATTCCCACAATGAACGGCCCGGCCCGGCCAGGTCCGGCCAGGAACGGCCCGGCGCGGCTGCGCCCGGTGCGGCGCCACCCGTGCAGCTGCAGGCCCTGCGCTGGGGGGATCCGTGGCGCTGGCTGGGTGCCGGCGCGCGGGATGTGCGGCGTGCCTGGGGCGTGGCGCTGTTTTACGGGCTGTGTTTCTGGGGCATGGCGCTGTGCCTGGCCTGGGTGTTCAGCGCCAGTCCGGAGTATGTGATGTCCATGGCCAGCGGCTGCCTGTTGCTGGGACCGTTTCTGGCCATGGGGCTGTACGACACCAGCCGCCGGCTCGAGCGGGGCGAGGCGCCGGATCTGGGCCGCTCCATCACCGCCTGGGACCGCAATCTGGGCGGCATGGGCATGCTGGTGCTGGTGCTGATCGTGCTGGAGCTGCTGTGGGGACGGGCCTCGCTGGTGGTGTTTGCGGTGTTCTTCGACACCGGCATGCCTTCCACCACCGGGGTGCTGCAGGCCATCTTCCGGCCGGAGAACTGGGAGTTCATTGCGGTGTACGCAGCGGTGGGCGGCACGTTTGCGCTGCTGGTGTTCGGCGCCACGGCCGTGTCCATGCCCATGATGCTGGACCGGGGCACGGACGCGCTGACGGCCGGCCTGACCAGCATGCAGGTGGTGCTGGGCAATCTGGGCATGATGCTGGTCTGGGGCGCGCTGATTGCCGCACTGGTGGGCGCGTCCTTCCTGGTGCTGTGGGGGCTGCCGCTGCTGCTGGTGGGGCCGCTGCTCGGTTGCGCCAGCTGGCATGCCTACCGCAGCGCGGTGGTGCCCCTACCGTACACATCGTCCCCAACACCAGCACCGGAGGCAGTGCCTTAA
- a CDS encoding YebC/PmpR family DNA-binding transcriptional regulator: protein MGAQWKAKGKALVADAKGKLFGKLVKEITVAARLGGGDPGSNSRLRMAIEAARKASMPKDTLDRAIKKGSGAGADAVNYSSVLFEGYGPQRVPVMVECLTDNPNRTAPNMRVCFRKGQLTAVAWDFDHVGMIEGEAEGGADVEMAAIEAGAQDFEAGEEEGVTLFITDTTDLDTVAKALPAQGIKVLSAKLGYKAKNPVSMGSLSAEAQEEVQTFLAGLENDDDVQHVFVGLVD, encoded by the coding sequence ATGGGCGCGCAATGGAAAGCCAAGGGCAAGGCCCTGGTCGCCGATGCCAAAGGCAAGCTGTTTGGCAAACTGGTCAAGGAAATCACCGTCGCGGCCCGTCTGGGCGGCGGCGACCCCGGCTCCAATTCGCGTCTGCGCATGGCCATTGAAGCGGCCCGCAAGGCTTCCATGCCCAAGGACACGCTGGACCGTGCGATCAAGAAGGGCTCCGGCGCCGGCGCCGATGCGGTGAACTATTCCAGCGTGCTGTTCGAAGGCTACGGCCCCCAGCGCGTGCCGGTGATGGTCGAGTGCCTGACCGACAACCCCAACCGCACGGCCCCCAATATGCGCGTGTGCTTCCGCAAGGGCCAGCTGACGGCCGTGGCCTGGGACTTTGACCATGTGGGCATGATCGAAGGCGAAGCCGAGGGCGGCGCTGACGTGGAAATGGCCGCCATCGAAGCCGGTGCCCAGGATTTTGAAGCCGGCGAAGAAGAGGGCGTGACCCTGTTCATCACCGACACCACCGACCTGGATACCGTGGCCAAGGCCCTGCCGGCCCAGGGCATCAAGGTGCTGTCCGCCAAGCTGGGCTACAAGGCCAAGAACCCCGTCAGCATGGGCAGCCTGTCCGCCGAAGCGCAGGAAGAAGTGCAGACCTTCCTGGCCGGTCTGGAGAACGACGACGACGTGCAACACGTGTTCGTGGGTCTGGTGGACTGA
- a CDS encoding PQQ-dependent sugar dehydrogenase, which produces MAQAQPVGPSTPATTPSSAAARALQAVTVAQGLEHPWAVAFLPDGRYLVTERPGRMRVVQSDGRLNPPLAGVPPVVARGQGGLLDVVLDSGFAQNRQLYFCYSQPGTGADAGKNGTALARATLNADATALQQVQVIFEQQPKYDSALHFGCRIVERMVNGKPDGSLFLTLGERSQYKEEAQNLRSHLGKIVRVGKDGSIPADNPFVARADALPAIWSWGHRSPQGAVLAPDGQLWMHEHGPQGGDEINRVQPGKNYGWPVITYGENYGGGKIGAGITRQNGMEQPLHYWVPSIAPSGLAWVSSSRYGADWQSSLVVGALKSRMLERLKFDGDRLVAHEKLLPGLGQRVRDVRQGPDGWLYVLTDAPDGQLLRLTTTAP; this is translated from the coding sequence ATGGCGCAGGCCCAGCCCGTGGGTCCGTCCACGCCGGCCACCACACCCAGCTCGGCCGCCGCACGCGCGCTGCAGGCGGTGACCGTGGCCCAAGGCCTGGAACACCCCTGGGCTGTGGCCTTTTTGCCCGATGGCCGCTACCTGGTGACGGAGCGCCCCGGCCGCATGCGCGTGGTGCAAAGCGATGGCCGGCTGAACCCGCCGCTGGCCGGTGTGCCGCCCGTGGTGGCGCGGGGCCAGGGAGGGCTGCTGGACGTGGTGCTGGACAGCGGCTTTGCCCAGAACCGCCAGCTGTACTTCTGCTACAGCCAGCCCGGCACCGGCGCGGATGCCGGCAAGAACGGCACCGCCCTGGCCCGTGCCACGCTGAACGCCGACGCCACCGCCCTGCAGCAGGTGCAGGTGATCTTCGAGCAGCAGCCCAAGTACGACAGCGCCCTGCACTTTGGCTGCCGCATCGTGGAGCGCATGGTGAACGGCAAGCCGGACGGCAGCCTGTTCCTGACGCTGGGCGAACGCTCCCAGTACAAGGAAGAGGCACAGAACCTGCGCAGCCACCTGGGCAAGATCGTGCGCGTGGGCAAGGACGGCAGCATCCCCGCGGACAACCCCTTCGTTGCCCGCGCCGATGCCCTGCCGGCCATCTGGAGCTGGGGCCACCGCAGCCCGCAGGGCGCGGTGCTGGCCCCCGACGGCCAGCTGTGGATGCACGAGCACGGTCCCCAGGGCGGCGACGAAATCAACCGCGTCCAGCCCGGCAAGAACTACGGCTGGCCGGTGATCACCTATGGCGAGAACTACGGCGGCGGCAAGATCGGCGCCGGCATCACCCGCCAGAACGGCATGGAGCAGCCGCTGCACTACTGGGTGCCTTCGATTGCACCGTCCGGACTGGCCTGGGTCAGCAGCAGCCGCTATGGTGCGGACTGGCAGAGCTCGCTGGTGGTGGGCGCGCTCAAATCGCGCATGCTGGAGCGGCTGAAGTTCGACGGCGACCGCCTGGTGGCCCACGAAAAACTGCTGCCCGGCCTGGGCCAGCGCGTGCGCGATGTGCGCCAGGGCCCGGACGGCTGGCTGTATGTGCTGACCGATGCCCCGGATGGGCAGCTGCTGCGCTTGACAACGACGGCACCGTAA
- a CDS encoding putative bifunctional diguanylate cyclase/phosphodiesterase: MTTASSSFPAAARLWAGPRGFYGAALGRVGGAISGWPLLRWAPPVLVLTALALSWWFTSQRLQSQEDQLWEAALSQQAAVASSLQESLVQAVDKGHLMALIAAEALDGAPQEVAQTRRRLLAMQAADPTLLRFAVLDAQGERLLSSTPVQDGVAQLALVDPALLRSAARQQSPAARQVQVLPVLPGGKEFVPDTPNVRPVSLLLGMPPAWAAQGDALSQVPSPGGFLLQAIDLVHFLGPYRGADMHTGTRIQVLAPDGSVLAAMQDHALLASPPGQRQAVLAQQPGVQGHGRLRLDDQQLHLVSWRRNAGTPFTVVVSQDLPRLLAEHRANSRRAWGLLALLTAITLLATLALARVLGRQHHLFQALSVADAKNQSLIEQLEQEKIRALELAGSDHLTGLHNRRMFNELVASHLALARRSPKHYALLYLDLDRFKQINDSLGHHVGDLLLQAVAQRLRSLVRGSDIIGRMGGDEFAVLVTAMEQLADMDQLASKLVAQLSQPYVGLDGHSLQLSPSIGIAFFPRDGHDVATLCQHADMAMYASKRAGRGRATYYDTQLNPADDRGWQLERELAQAIAGEQLVLHFQPKVRLEDCRIEGFEALVRWQHPAFGLIYPGEFIALAEKNGLIAELGDWVIRACCQQAAAWRQQGLDTVPIAVNVSALQLRDTAFPTRMATYLQQYGVRASDLELEITESCLVEPVDLAVRVLNQLEGMGMRIGLDDFGTGFSSLSQIRHLPIDTIKLDRSFVDDIRSSPEAGVLVTSIITLAHNLKMRVVAEGVELRDQLVYLKTAGCDAAQGYILSRPVPAQETQRLLRQGILEPA; the protein is encoded by the coding sequence TTGACCACTGCTTCATCTTCTTTCCCTGCTGCCGCACGCCTGTGGGCCGGGCCCCGTGGGTTCTATGGCGCGGCGCTGGGCCGCGTGGGGGGCGCTATTTCCGGTTGGCCGCTGCTGCGCTGGGCGCCGCCGGTGCTGGTGCTGACCGCGCTGGCGCTGTCCTGGTGGTTCACCAGCCAACGCCTGCAGTCGCAGGAGGACCAGCTGTGGGAGGCAGCCCTGAGCCAGCAGGCGGCCGTGGCGTCCAGCCTGCAGGAGAGCCTGGTGCAGGCGGTGGACAAAGGCCACTTGATGGCCCTGATTGCAGCGGAGGCGCTGGACGGTGCACCGCAGGAGGTGGCCCAGACCCGCCGCCGCCTGCTGGCCATGCAGGCGGCCGACCCCACCTTGCTGCGCTTTGCGGTGCTGGATGCGCAGGGCGAGCGCCTGCTCAGCTCTACGCCGGTGCAGGACGGCGTGGCGCAGCTGGCGCTGGTGGACCCGGCCCTGCTGCGCAGTGCCGCGCGCCAGCAGAGCCCGGCCGCGCGCCAGGTGCAGGTGCTGCCGGTGTTGCCAGGGGGCAAGGAATTCGTTCCCGACACGCCCAACGTGCGACCCGTGTCCCTGCTGCTGGGCATGCCCCCGGCCTGGGCGGCGCAGGGGGATGCGCTGAGCCAGGTGCCGTCGCCGGGCGGTTTTTTGCTGCAGGCCATCGATCTGGTGCATTTTCTGGGCCCGTACCGGGGGGCGGACATGCACACGGGCACCCGCATCCAGGTGCTGGCGCCGGATGGCAGCGTGCTGGCGGCCATGCAAGACCATGCGCTGCTGGCGTCGCCGCCCGGTCAGCGTCAGGCGGTGCTGGCCCAGCAGCCCGGTGTGCAGGGCCATGGCCGGCTGCGGCTGGACGACCAGCAACTGCATCTGGTCAGTTGGCGGCGCAATGCCGGCACCCCGTTCACCGTGGTCGTCAGCCAGGACCTGCCCCGGCTGCTGGCCGAGCACCGCGCCAACAGCCGGCGTGCATGGGGACTGCTGGCGCTGCTGACGGCCATCACCTTGCTGGCCACCTTGGCGCTGGCCCGGGTGCTGGGGCGGCAGCACCACCTGTTCCAGGCGCTGTCGGTGGCGGACGCCAAGAACCAGTCGCTGATCGAGCAGCTGGAGCAGGAAAAAATCCGTGCGCTGGAGCTGGCGGGCAGCGACCACCTGACGGGACTGCACAACCGCCGCATGTTCAACGAACTGGTGGCCAGCCATCTGGCGCTGGCGCGGCGCAGCCCCAAGCATTACGCGCTGCTGTACCTGGACCTGGACCGTTTCAAGCAGATCAACGACAGCCTGGGCCACCATGTGGGCGATTTGCTGCTGCAGGCCGTGGCCCAGCGCCTGCGTTCCCTGGTGCGCGGCAGCGACATCATCGGCCGCATGGGGGGGGACGAGTTTGCCGTGCTGGTCACCGCCATGGAGCAGCTGGCCGACATGGACCAGCTGGCCAGCAAGCTGGTGGCCCAGCTCAGCCAGCCCTATGTGGGCCTGGACGGGCACAGCCTGCAGCTGAGCCCCAGCATCGGCATTGCCTTCTTTCCGCGCGACGGCCATGACGTGGCCACGCTGTGCCAGCACGCGGACATGGCCATGTACGCCTCCAAGCGCGCGGGGCGGGGGCGTGCCACCTATTACGACACCCAGCTCAACCCGGCCGACGACCGCGGCTGGCAGCTGGAGCGCGAGCTGGCGCAGGCCATTGCCGGCGAACAGCTGGTGCTGCATTTCCAGCCCAAGGTGCGGCTGGAGGACTGCCGCATCGAAGGTTTCGAGGCCCTGGTGCGCTGGCAGCACCCGGCTTTCGGGCTGATCTACCCCGGGGAATTCATTGCCCTGGCCGAGAAGAACGGCCTGATCGCCGAGCTGGGGGACTGGGTGATACGCGCCTGCTGCCAGCAGGCGGCGGCCTGGCGGCAGCAGGGGCTGGACACGGTGCCGATTGCGGTCAATGTGTCGGCCCTGCAGCTGCGCGACACGGCGTTTCCCACGCGCATGGCCACCTATCTGCAGCAGTACGGCGTGCGGGCCAGCGACCTGGAGCTGGAAATCACCGAAAGCTGCCTGGTGGAGCCCGTGGACCTGGCGGTGCGGGTGCTCAACCAGCTGGAGGGCATGGGCATGCGCATCGGCCTGGACGACTTCGGCACCGGTTTTTCCAGCCTGAGCCAGATCCGCCACCTGCCCATCGACACCATCAAGCTGGACCGGTCGTTTGTGGACGACATCCGTTCCAGCCCCGAGGCCGGGGTGCTGGTGACGTCCATCATCACGCTGGCCCACAACCTGAAGATGCGGGTGGTGGCCGAAGGCGTGGAGCTGCGCGACCAGCTGGTCTACCTGAAGACCGCCGGCTGCGATGCGGCCCAGGGCTACATCCTCAGCCGCCCCGTGCCGGCGCAGGAGACGCAGCGCCTGCTGCGCCAGGGCATTCTGGAGCCGGCGTGA
- a CDS encoding nucleoside recognition domain-containing protein gives MLNALWLGFFVIAAVAAAAQWLLGGQAQVFANMVQALFAMAKLSVEVMVLLFGTLTLWLGFLRIAEQAGVVQWLAKVLGPLFGKLMPEVPRGHPALGLITLNFAANGLGLDNAATPMGLKAMQELQTLNPRPDTATNAQILFLVLNASSLTLLPVTIFMYRMQQGAPDPTLVFLPILLATSCSTLAGLLTVALVQRLPLFSPVVLAYLLPVALGLAGFMALLSTLSAAALASLSALLGNLTLFALVLLFVCLGAWKKVAVYDSFIAGAKEGFDVAKGLLPYLVAMLCAVGVFRASGALGYALDGIRWCVDVLGMDTRFVDALPTALVKPFSGSAARAMLIETMQTQGVDSFAALAAATIQGSTETTFYVLAVYFGAVGIQRARHAVPCALIAELAGVVAAIVVCYRFFG, from the coding sequence ATGCTCAACGCCCTGTGGCTGGGCTTTTTTGTGATTGCTGCCGTGGCCGCAGCCGCGCAGTGGCTGCTGGGCGGCCAGGCCCAGGTGTTTGCCAACATGGTGCAGGCGCTGTTTGCCATGGCCAAGCTGTCGGTCGAAGTGATGGTGCTGCTGTTCGGCACGCTGACGCTGTGGCTGGGCTTTCTGCGCATTGCCGAACAGGCCGGCGTGGTGCAATGGCTGGCCAAGGTGCTGGGTCCGCTGTTTGGCAAGCTGATGCCCGAAGTGCCGCGCGGCCACCCGGCGCTGGGCCTGATCACGCTGAACTTTGCCGCCAACGGCCTGGGGCTGGACAACGCCGCCACGCCCATGGGGCTCAAGGCCATGCAGGAGCTGCAGACGCTCAACCCCCGGCCCGACACCGCCACCAATGCGCAGATCCTGTTCCTGGTACTCAACGCCTCGTCGCTGACGCTGCTGCCGGTCACCATCTTCATGTACCGCATGCAGCAGGGCGCGCCCGACCCCACGCTGGTGTTCCTGCCGATTCTGCTGGCCACCAGCTGCTCCACGCTGGCCGGCCTGCTGACCGTGGCCCTGGTGCAGCGCCTGCCGCTGTTCAGCCCGGTGGTGCTGGCCTATCTGCTGCCGGTGGCCCTGGGCCTGGCCGGCTTCATGGCGCTGCTGAGCACGCTGAGCGCCGCCGCACTGGCCAGCCTGTCGGCGCTGCTGGGCAATCTGACCTTGTTCGCCCTGGTGCTGCTGTTCGTCTGCCTGGGCGCCTGGAAGAAGGTCGCTGTGTACGACAGCTTCATCGCCGGGGCCAAGGAAGGGTTTGACGTGGCCAAGGGCCTGCTGCCCTATCTGGTGGCCATGCTCTGCGCCGTGGGCGTGTTCCGTGCCTCGGGCGCGCTGGGCTATGCGCTGGACGGCATCCGCTGGTGCGTGGACGTGCTGGGCATGGACACCCGCTTTGTGGACGCCCTGCCCACCGCCCTGGTCAAGCCGTTTTCCGGCAGCGCGGCACGCGCCATGCTGATCGAGACCATGCAGACCCAGGGCGTGGACAGCTTTGCCGCCCTGGCCGCCGCCACCATCCAGGGCAGCACCGAAACCACCTTCTATGTGCTGGCCGTGTACTTTGGTGCCGTGGGCATACAGCGCGCGCGCCATGCCGTGCCCTGCGCCCTGATTGCCGAGCTGGCCGGCGTAGTGGCTGCCATCGTGGTCTGCTACCGGTTCTTTGGCTGA